Within the Chloroflexota bacterium genome, the region CGCTTGTTCAGTCTTTGCTGACCGAACTGGCCGAGTGGCCGGGTGCCCCGCTGAAACGTCATAATGATGCCAGCCACCTGCTGCACAAACTGGCCTTTGTTGCTGATCTTGGGTTCAGGGCCGATGACCCCGGTATTGCGCAGGTCGTCAATCGGATTTTCAGCCACCAATCGCAGGATGGCCCCTTTCAAGTGCTGATGAACATCCCGACTCACTTTGGCGGCACAGGCAAAGACCAGTGGCTCTGGATGCTCTGCGATGCCCCGATCGTGCTGTATGCCTTGGTGAAATTCGGCCTGGGTGAGGCCCCCCGGGTCCAAGCAGCGATACAGACATTGGTGGACCTGGTGCGCGATAATGGGTGGCCCTGTGCAGCGGCACCTGAGTTGGGTAAGTTTCGCGGGCCTGGCCCCAAGAATGCCCCGTGTCCCTATGCGAATCTGGTGATGCTGAAAGCCTTGGCCGTAGCGCCGGACTGGCGGGAGAGCGCAGCCTGCCACACTGGCGCAGAGACATTATTGCAACTCTGGGAAGACCGCACGTTACGCAAACCGTATTTGTTTGCAATGGGCACGGACTTCGGCAAACTCAAGGCCCCCTTGATCTGGTATGATGTTCTACATGTGCTAGACGTACTATCGCACTTTCCATGGTTGCAGCACGATGAACGTCTCCGAGAGATCGCGCACCATGTGAAGGCCAAAGCCGATGAGCAGGGCCGTTTCACCGCGGAGTCCGTATGGACAGCATGGAGAGCGTGGGAGTTTGGACAGAAGCGTACCCCCTCGTGGTGGTTGACCTTGTTGGCGCACCGCGCGCTGACACGCATGGCTATGTAGTCAACACAGCGGCGCGCCCAACCCCGCATATGGCCAACGCGTTTCGGGCACGGCTGATGCATTCTGGGGGCACAGGGTAGCATGCGGGTTGTTTTGCTGGAGCCGTATTTCACCGGTTCGCACCGCGCATGGGCCGAGGGGTATCAGGCGGCCAGCCGCGAGCATGCGATTGAGATTTGGCCCATGGAAGGCCGCTTCTGGAAGTGGCGGATGCACGGGGCCGCGCTTGAACTGGCCAGCCGATGCCAGGGCATGGAGCAGGATCCGGACTTGCTCCTGGTTACGGACATGGTGAATCTGCCCTACTTTCTCGGCCTGACCCGCCCGCGCTTCGCCGACACGCCCATCGCCGCGTACTTCCACGAGACCCAGTTGTCGTATCCCCTGGCGCCGGCAGCCAGCCACGATTTGACCTACGGGTTCATGAACTTCATGACGGGGCTGTGCGCCGACTGGGTTTTCTTCAACTCGGCGTTTCACCGCGAGCAGTTCTTTGACGAACTCCCCAGGCTGCTGAAGCATTTTCCCGATTACAACCACCTGGAGACGGTTCCGCAACTTCGGGCCAAATCCAGCGTCCTGCCCGTTGGGTGCGATCTGCGGCGGCTGGACGCCGCTCGGGAGAGCGCGCCGCCCCGCACCCGCCCGCCGCTGGTGTTGTGGAATCAGCGATGGGAATACGACAAGCAGCCTGAAGTCTTCTTCCGGGCGCTTGCCATCCTCGCCGAGGAAGGCGTGCCCTTCCGCCTGGCCCTGGCCGGTGAGAACTTCCGCCAGAAGCCGCAGGAGTTCCTGCAGGCGAAAGAGGCCTTTGCCGGCCGCCTTGTCCACTACGGCCACGCGGACGCGGACGAGTACGCGCGGCTCCTCTGGCAGGCGGATGTGGTGGTCAGCACAGCCATCCACGAGTTCTTCGGCATCGCCATCGTGGAGAGCATCTACTGTGGGGCGTGGCCGCTGTTGCCCAAGCGGCTTGTGTACCCGGAGTTGATTCCCCCGTCCCTGCACGAGACGCATCTGTACGAGGACTTTGAGGACTTGGTGCGGCGGTTGCGCCAGATTCTGCTGAACCCCACGCCGCCCGCGCCGGCCTTGCGCGAGGCCATGCGGCGATACGATTGGGCGTGCATGGCCCCGGAATATGACCGCGCGCTGACCGCCGTGCACGAGGCGCGGGCTTCCGATCGTAACCGCGAATAACACGAATCCACGCGAATGGGGAATAGAGCAACCGCGAATAACACGAATCCACGCGAATGGGGAATAGAGCAACCGCGAATAGCGCGAATCCACGCGAATGGGGAATAGAGCAACCGCGAATAACACGAATCCACGCGAATGGGGAATAGACCAACCGCGAATAGCGCGAATCCACGCGAATGGGGAATAGACCAACCGCGAATAACACGAATCCACGCGAATGGGAAATAGACCAACCGCGAATAACACGAATCCACGCGAATGGGAAATAGACCGGCAAGCCGCCCCCCGCGCGGGATTCACTTGCCGGACTTTTTGTCCGTCCCCGGTACGCTTCGCACCGGCTTCTTCTTGGCGGCGCGACCCGCGCTGGCAGGCTTGGGCGCTTTCTTCTTGGGCGCCTGGGCGGGTTTGGGTTGGGCGGCGCTTGTTTCCGGCGCGGCCGGCGGCTTGGCCTCTTCTCGCGTGGGCATGGCCTCGGTCGGCGCGGGTTTGGTCGCCTGCTTCGTCGCGGGCGACTTGCGGGCGGCCTTGGGCTTTGCGGGCTTGGCCGTGGCCGCTGATGGGGCTTTGGCCGCTTTCGCCTGGGCGGTCTTCTTCTCTGTGGCTGGCGCCGTGGACTGACGTCCCTTCGCCGGCTTCTTGGCGGTTTTGGCGGGCTTCTCGGTCGCCTGCGGTGCGCCCTTCTTGGCACGCGCTTTCTTGGCCGGCGTGCGCGATGCCGGTGCTGCCGCGGCCTTGGGTTTGCGCTTGCGTTGTGGCGTGGGTTCCGTCGTTGCCGCTCCCAGCGCGACGATGCCCTCCACCAGTTCGGCCTTGCGCAGGGTCAGCACGGTCTTGCCCTGGGCTGCGCGCGCCATGAGGGGCAAATCCGCCGCTTTCAGCGGGTACCCTTTGGCCGCCGAGGTTCTCACCCATAGCGTCTCGCCCCCGCCGACGGCAACTGCGCAGGCGAGAGGGCCTGTCCTGGCGGTAACCTTGGCCACGACCACGCCAGCGCCGTAGCGCTTCTGGGCGGGGAAGTCTTTGAGCGCGATCCGCTTGCCGTAGCCGAGGTGCGCGAGGATGGCGACCTGGCCATCGGCGACAGATACGGGCATTGCTCCGATAACGCTATTGCCCTCCGCCAGTTTCATGGCCAGAACGCCACCGGCGGCCAAACCCATGGGCCTCACCTCTTCCTCGGCAAAGCGAATGCCCTGCCCTTGGGCCGTGCAGACGATGACCTCCTGTGAGCCATCGGTCAGGAACGCGTTGACAACCTCGTCGCCTTCGTCCAGGCCGATGAGGATGCCGCTGCCGCGAATGCTCTTGAGGTCATCGGCGGCCAGGCGCTTGATCTTGCCGCGGCGGGTAACCAGCGTGAGGTAGCCCTGCAGGCGGCCTTCGTCGTCGGCCTTGGGGCACACGAGGGCGACGATGGATTCGGTCTTGGGGAGGGAGCACAGGTCGGCCAGGGAAACCCACGCCGAGCGGTCGCCGACGGGCAGCAGGTGCACGGGGAGAGCGTAGCCCTGGCCGTCCGCGGTGCATACCAGCAGGTCGTCGCGGGTGTTGCCTTTGGCAAGGGCCACGGGTATTTCGTCTCCGAGTTGGCGGGCCAGGTCGGCGGTCGGCTCGGCGGGAAACGTACGCAATCGTCCCGAGGCCGAGGCGACGATGACCACGTCTTGTTCCGCGACGAGGTCGCGCGTGGTGAGGTCGCGTTTCTCCTGCTGGATGATCTGCGTGCGGCGGGGGTCGGCGTACCGCGCCTTCAGGGCCGCCAGTTCGCTCCGTATGACGCCCAGAATCTTCTTGGGGTGCGCGAGGAGGTCTTCCAGGTAGGCGATGAGTTTCTTCTTCTCGGCGTATTCCTCTTCAATCTTCTTGCGTTCCAGGGCCGCCAGGCGACGCAACTGGGTGTCCAGGATGGCTTGCGCCTGAATCTCCGTGAGTTTGAACCGCTTGCGCAGGTTGGCGAGGGCGGTCTCGGCCGTCTGGCTCTTGCGTATGATGGCGATAACTTCGTCCAGGTTGGCCAGGGCGATGAGGATTCCTTCCAGGATGTGGGCGCGGAGTTTGGCCTTTTCCAGGTCATAGCGGCTCCGACGGGTTACGATTTCGCGGCGATGCTCCAGGAAGAGGTGGAGCGCCTTCTTCAGGGACAACATGCGCGGCTCGCCGTCCACCAGCGCCAACATGCTCACGCCGAAGGTGGCCTGCATGGGCGTGAGTTTGAACAGGGCCGACAGCACCTCGCGCGGGTCTGCGGTGCGCGTGAGTTCTATGACGACGCGGAGGCCCTGACGGTCGGACTCGTCGCGGAGGTCGGAGATACCCTCTATGCGCCCATCGCGCACCAGTTCGGCGATGCGCTCCACCAGGTGCGCCTTGTTCACCTGATAGGGGAGTTCGGTTACGACGATGCGGTTGCGCCCCCGCGTCATCTCTTCCACGTGGGCCTTCGCCTGCACGGTGAAGCGGCCCTTGCCCACGGCGTAGGCGCTCTCCAGGGCGTCCACGCGCTCGCCGGTGGCGCGGTCTTCCGCGTAGCGGTACACGATGCCGCCGGTGGGGAAATCGGGCCCCTGAATGAACTGCAACAGGTCGCTGGTGGAGATGTCTTCTACGTCCTTCCAGTGGTCAATCATGTAGATGAGGGCGTCGCAGACCTCGCCGAGGTTGTGGGGCGGGATGTTGGTGGCCATGCCCACGGCGATGCCCGACGCGCCGTTGACCAGCAGGTTCGGCAGGGCCGACGGGAGGACAGCGGGCTCGGTGAGCGTGCCGTCAAAGTTGGGGACGAAGTCCACCGTGTCCTTGTCTATGTCGGCGAGGAGTTCCTGCGCGATGACGGCGAGGCGGGCCTCGGTGTAGCGCATGGCGGCAGCGCCATCGCCGTCAATGGAGCCGAAGTTCCCCTGGCCGTCCACGAGCAC harbors:
- a CDS encoding DUF3524 domain-containing protein, with the protein product MRVVLLEPYFTGSHRAWAEGYQAASREHAIEIWPMEGRFWKWRMHGAALELASRCQGMEQDPDLLLVTDMVNLPYFLGLTRPRFADTPIAAYFHETQLSYPLAPAASHDLTYGFMNFMTGLCADWVFFNSAFHREQFFDELPRLLKHFPDYNHLETVPQLRAKSSVLPVGCDLRRLDAARESAPPRTRPPLVLWNQRWEYDKQPEVFFRALAILAEEGVPFRLALAGENFRQKPQEFLQAKEAFAGRLVHYGHADADEYARLLWQADVVVSTAIHEFFGIAIVESIYCGAWPLLPKRLVYPELIPPSLHETHLYEDFEDLVRRLRQILLNPTPPAPALREAMRRYDWACMAPEYDRALTAVHEARASDRNRE
- the gyrA gene encoding DNA gyrase subunit A, yielding MEIGTVRQVDIEREMEQAYLDYAMSVIVSRALPDVRDGLKPVQRRILYAMHDMGLKPDKPYKKSARIVGEVLGKYHPHGDAAVYDAMVRMAQDFSMRAVLVDGQGNFGSIDGDGAAAMRYTEARLAVIAQELLADIDKDTVDFVPNFDGTLTEPAVLPSALPNLLVNGASGIAVGMATNIPPHNLGEVCDALIYMIDHWKDVEDISTSDLLQFIQGPDFPTGGIVYRYAEDRATGERVDALESAYAVGKGRFTVQAKAHVEEMTRGRNRIVVTELPYQVNKAHLVERIAELVRDGRIEGISDLRDESDRQGLRVVIELTRTADPREVLSALFKLTPMQATFGVSMLALVDGEPRMLSLKKALHLFLEHRREIVTRRSRYDLEKAKLRAHILEGILIALANLDEVIAIIRKSQTAETALANLRKRFKLTEIQAQAILDTQLRRLAALERKKIEEEYAEKKKLIAYLEDLLAHPKKILGVIRSELAALKARYADPRRTQIIQQEKRDLTTRDLVAEQDVVIVASASGRLRTFPAEPTADLARQLGDEIPVALAKGNTRDDLLVCTADGQGYALPVHLLPVGDRSAWVSLADLCSLPKTESIVALVCPKADDEGRLQGYLTLVTRRGKIKRLAADDLKSIRGSGILIGLDEGDEVVNAFLTDGSQEVIVCTAQGQGIRFAEEEVRPMGLAAGGVLAMKLAEGNSVIGAMPVSVADGQVAILAHLGYGKRIALKDFPAQKRYGAGVVVAKVTARTGPLACAVAVGGGETLWVRTSAAKGYPLKAADLPLMARAAQGKTVLTLRKAELVEGIVALGAATTEPTPQRKRKPKAAAAPASRTPAKKARAKKGAPQATEKPAKTAKKPAKGRQSTAPATEKKTAQAKAAKAPSAATAKPAKPKAARKSPATKQATKPAPTEAMPTREEAKPPAAPETSAAQPKPAQAPKKKAPKPASAGRAAKKKPVRSVPGTDKKSGK